DNA from Elaeis guineensis isolate ETL-2024a chromosome 2, EG11, whole genome shotgun sequence:
GAATGAGATTAGGGTGGGGTATTAAAAgatagataaagaaataattaataaagaaagaaaaagaaagagagagaggtcaAAGTGGTGttcgagagggggagagagagagtaaGACATGTGAGTCATTAAAAAGAGAGGATGTAGGTTATAATTATTCTTTTTATGCCTTCTTTTTTATCCTttgcttttttaaaattttacatgaGAGAGGGGgtcaatttataaaattaatgagGTCAATTTTGACTTTTTTACTAGTATGTGTGTATAATATATATaagcataatatttttttttttttatttttttgtggggTTAATTCACATTTTGTTACATACATCCACTACTGCTTGTCTTGGATGAGAAAGTCTCTAAACTGAAATTTCCTGTCCCTTTGTATCAATCAGCTAGGCATTAATGTTCTTTTTAACTTCATAAGAATATTTTACTGCACTAGATGATGCAAGGGATATGAATACATGAATAATCAATCACATGGAATATACTAAAAGAATTGTGCAATGGAAAGTCTAAAATCCTTATATCTATGCTATATCTTTTTAAATAATCTGCAAGTGATGTACTCAACCTATATTGTTAGATAGATCGAGCCTCTAAATAATTTTACTTGATTGTAGATGATTTTCTTATGAGATTATTTTTGCATGTATACATGGATCTAACAATACACATGTACATCAATAGATAAGCATGTCTTTATGTGCACATATTATTTAATAAAACATGATGTGAATGGTATTTAGTGATAGGATGGAGGGAATGGAAATTCTTTAGAGGTTTTTAAATGTGTATATCTGTCTGCTTTTTAGTGTCCATTCTTTTGAGGGTAAAAAATTTATTCAGAAATctggataaatatttttcagataatatttagatagaaaaataatttatctatattcttttatgcatgaaaaattagctcgaaaatttattattcatatttttttgcatcactatttttctgaataagttgctaagatctatccatttttctataatatcttttattatataaatattattatataataatataatataatctaaaatatattatataatattattatatataataatatattatattaatatatagtattaaataaatattatatattatatataataatttttatagtattataacaaaattattatatataatatatataatatataatatttatttaatactatatactaacataatataatataatatattgttatattattatattataatataataataataatatattatattattatattataatatattgtaatattaatATGTATAGTacattattatatgattatatattattataatatgttatagtatattatattataatatattattatatataataatatattatatgatatagtattatattgttataatatataatatattataatataatataatattatactatattaaaatataatatagtatattatattataataatatattataatatattatataaatattatattatgataaggttaagggtatattaggaatgaattaaaaagattattttttgattgatggaaaaatgatttagccacctaTATGGGTAAGATTTTTCTCGATTTCATAGATAAATGCTATCTATGGAAAAGTAATTTATGCATTTTGAAAAGCGTGAGAACACAagtatttatccataaaagaatAGATCCTTAAAGTATATTATATTCatgttaaaatatataaaatataatgtagtgcatgataaaaaaaaatgaagtgatAAGTGCATGATTGAAGTATTAATTATGAAGTGGAACTATTTCATTGGAATTTAGATTTTGGAGAACTGAAGTTGATCATGATGGCCTAGAGTTATTCTTACATGGTTGGCCAAGGGAAGTAAGACTAGCACCAAGTAGAGCTCTGTCAATTTCTCTACAACAATACAGACCAACTAATCTGCCATTTTTCTACCAAAAAGAAACTAACCTGCTATTTGGCTAGCCTATCCAAACTTGTCTTGAAATAGgcatttgccattatctccacGAGCCCTCTGACATTTCCTTTTTCTTGCGGAGAAAAGGTCATCCTGGATTGAATTGGAATTTCTGTTATACTGTTTATGACACTTTGCACATAGCAAGGTGCTGGCTACCCACCATTAACAAATGTAGTTAGTCCCTTCCAATTGATTCCAAAACAAGCTTATCAATCTTTTGCTTGTCAGCTCCAAACAATTAGACTATGACAATACTACCCATGCTCAAGTCACAAATGAATTTTATACAGGCAGATACTTAATCATCATAAAGGTCCCATTTGAGTTTAATTCTTGACTTAACAATTTAAGTAAACTTGCTTCTCAGttacaaaattttataaatttctgagcaaataaagctttcctTTTTAACGATTCTTAAGTTatgtttttcttttctcattAAATTTGTACGAGCATATATTCCTCTAGAGAAGACAACAAGCACTTGCCGTAATTAGTACTTCTTCCATAACATTCTCATTAAAGCCTGCATTTGAAATATCAACTTCATTTTGTGTGTGAACACTACAATAAAGGATGAGAATAGTGTCTACAGTTCAATGCTGCAGATTAGATATGTGATCTCTCTTATGCTTATGCCTGCTTGGGAATTTTGTTGTAGTTACCGGGAAGTGAagtattattgttgttgttgttagtGTTGTAATTACTTCTAGATTGTCTACATGCAGCAGGAATTTAAGACATGTGCCTGGTGTGTTCAATGTGGAACTCGCTTTAAAGAAGAAGAGCTGTTTAATTTAGTCACTGCTGTCCCTGTATACATTCCTAGACACCTCTTTATATTGTCACAACAAAGTTctcaatgaaaagaaaaaagggtgGAGGTACCGTAAGCAAAGGCATTAAAAAGGGAACATGAACATTGAACAGGCTTGCGTTCCTTTGGCTGCAGAAGCGTGCAATTGCATACGAGAGACACGCATACGAGAGAAATGGTACCCTTCTGTAACAATCCACAATCtcatctaaaaaaattagttggaatattatttggattctttgtAACTATACTCAAAATCTTCTGGTGCATAATCAGTATGTGACTAAGTATATGTTCATATGAGTTTTTATATACTCTCTCTTGTTTTAAGTCTTGGTGTTCTTGACAGATTAAAAGTCCAAATTCATACAAAATTATTCATAAATACTATGATCGGCGCATGATTAGCTCAATGAACCATGCTATAGTATTTCGAGTCCACATAAGTTATTGAATGGATCTGCTTTGATACCATTAGTAATAATTCAGtatcttattcaaaaaaattagttggaagatattatttgaattttttaattctatataaatattcaaaattatCCCAGTGAACATCGatatagaattaaatatatatttacatgAGTCTTTACACTGTCAAGATAAAATCCTAGCTCCATTCTTTCAATCCTCCTACGTTCATCCCCACGTCTCTTCCAAAGTTGAAGGAATAAGATTCTCTAGAAGGCCCATTATATCACGCCACATCGAAGCTCTCAGAAACCGACGAAATTagacagaggaaaaaaaaaaatccaactgtCAAAAGTGCACCACACAGAGCATTTACACATAACAGGCTCAGGCAGGCTACCTAAAGTTCTTGCTAGTTGCCGCCTACACGTTTTGCAGCTATTCATCCATCCTTGTTTCACGTCACTTTCTTAATTTCCCCGTCTTGTGCACCGCTGAAAGCCTCCAATAAAAACCAACTTTAGATTCTCTCCAAGACTCTGACACCTCTTTTCAATGTCTCTGATTTTTCCATTAACAACCCCTGCCACCAACTTTCTTGTGAACTGTGGAAATCTGCCACCATATTTTCAGTTCTTATCCGTTCTCTCTTTTGGGATGGTCTGTAATCTTTTGATCAGTCATGGGAAAGTTTTTTTCTACCATTCCTCTTATTCCAACATTAACTTCCGTGATCTGTGGTAGCTGAAGTGTGGACGGAGAGGACCGATCCTTGGATTCTTTGCTTTTGTTTCTGAGGAAATTGGATTCTctgcttttgaattttttttttttttgtgcaggtcTCTCCTTTCTAGATTAGTGGGATGAAAGCTGTGTTGCAGTGGGCCTTTGTTCCTTTCTAAAATCTTGAGTCCACTAGTATTTTCTCTTTGTGAATCCAAATACTGATAGAAACTAAAAGAGATGTTAAAGAATCCCATTTGTTTCCCATGAGCTCAAGCTTTTTCAGGGAATGTGGATTAACTTTCTGCAAGTGTAAATTTATTGGATGTTACCTTACGAGAGAGCTCATTTGCATGGATGTTACCTTACGAGAGAGCTCATTTGCATGGAAAGCTATGCTTAATCTCGACCGTCAAATCCGTGAACTATATTGGTTCAGACACATGAAAAGATCGCACTATATCCTTATTAATCATTCCCTActttcgctctctctctctctctctctctctctctctctctctctcacacgcacacacacaggcTACTTATTTATCATGTTGGTCCTCTTCAGCTCCAAACTCATCTGTTTTAGAAGAAATACACTGGAAGAAGCCATTTCTCTCACACTCATGTTTGCGTTGAAAACTTTTTACTCTTGAATCTCCTGTCATTTCAAAGAGCCTAGCTCACTTCTGTCATATATTCCTCTTCTTCTGCCTAGGTTCTTCTCCGTTCAATTTACAATGAGAAGATACACTGCCATCCAAGCTCTTTTCCTGCTTcaactctttttcttctcctcctatGTTTTCTCTGCATCGGAAGTTATCACGGCTCCAATGGAGCAAACAGAGCAAGAAGCTCTGTACTTGGTTATTCAAGCATTTGTTGGCGAATGGTGGAATGGTTCAGGACTTTATCCGGATCCTTGCGGATGGACACCTATACAGGTCGTAACTGCACACATTATGGAAGGATCCTTTTCTAGAAATCTTATTGTTTTTCTATTTACCATGCTTTAGTTTTAACTTGTTTATATTTCTCTGCATAGAACggttacttctttttttttttgatggaaggcATATATAGAATAGTTACTACAATGGAATTAACGTCTAATTTTAGCCATCTTTTGATGTCATAAAGTGAAGAAATAAATGAGAACCCTTTCTTATCTATTTCCGGTGAAACTTAGGAATCTTTCATCATGTTGATCCATATCCGGGGCCAAGCCTCCAAAGTGCATCGTGTTTCCAAATACATTCTCCCGATTACTATCCAGGTCTTTTATGTATTGaagaataaataatatttttatgccTTTTCCCTCAGTTACTCCTCATGCTTCTTTTCGTTTCGTTATTCTTGGGCATATCTCGACCATGAAGTCTGAATCTAGAAACCTATCGAACACATAAAATCTTTCCTTGGTATTACTCCCACCCAACATATCCTACCAAAGCTTAATTCTTCACATTTGAATCAGTGGAGAGTGTATAATCAAAAAAAGAATCAGTGGAGAGTGCTTGATCTTAACCATGTGCCTCAAGTGTATATAAAACAATGCATCTTGATTACATTCGAATGTTCAGAATGAGAGAGGAGCTAGCAATTGCTATAATAATTTACAATTACACATAATTACGTCAAGTCTACTACTGGATTACTCCCTAATCTCTTGAAGTTCCAAATGCAGGGAGTTTTATGCGACCTATTTGAAGGATTGTGGTACATCACCGTCCTAAACATTGGACCGGTTTTTGACAACTCTCTGGCATGCTCCCAGGATGCAAGGTTCACTGCATACCTGTTTGAGCTCAGGCATCTGAGAAGCCTCTCTTTCTTCAACTGCTTCTCTTCTTCTATTCGCCAACCTGCCACGATCCCATCGCAGAATTGGCAAAAGCTAGCTGGGAACTTGGAAACCTTGGAATTTCGATCAAATCAAGGCCTCACCGGAGCCATCCCCGCAGGTCTCAGTCTGCTTATAAATCTTCAATCTCTAGTGCTGGTGGAGAACTCCTTGACCGGGGAGCTGCCTCAGGAGCTAGGCAACTTGGTCCACCTGAGAAGGCTCTCGCTTGCATGTAACCAGTTATCTGGTCCAATTCCGGCTTCTCTAGGCGACAACTTAGTTGACCTTCTAATCTTAGACCTCAGCACGAACTCTCTAGCTGGTCCTCTTCCTCCTTCGCTTGGCAATATGAACTCACTCCTAAAGCTTGACTTGAGCTATAACAACTTAAATGGCAAGCTTCCAGGAGAGGTTGAGAAGCTGAAGAATCTCACTATTCTAGACCTCAGGAACAACAACTTATCTGGTGGTTTGTCTCAGTCTTTTCAAGGCATAACCTCACTCCAAGATTTGCTTCTCTCCAACAACCCAGTGGGTGGGAATCTCATGGAATTTAGGTGGGAGAATATGAGGAATCTCACCACCTTGAACCTTTCTAACATGAACTTAACGGGAGAAATTCCAGAATCCATTACAGAAATAGGGAAACTAAGATACCTTGATCTGAGTTCTAACAATCTTTCAGGCAGTGTCTCCCCGAAGTTTGCAGCATTGCCTTGCCTCAATGCTCTCTATCTGAACGGGAATAACTTGACAGGAGAGCTTGGGTTTTCTGCAGAGTTCTATCAGAGGATGGGGAGGAGGTTCGCCTCATTTGACAACCCAAGTCTTTGTTATAGGATGAAACCCAGAGGGCATGTCCCTGTTGGGGTGGCACAGTGCAAGCATCAACATGACGTTCCCATATCTAATCTTGATTCCGGAAACAAGCTGAGTGATAAAAACCCAAATCAGAAGTCCAGTTTCATGGCTTCGTTTGGGCTCTCAAATTCTTCCATCGCTGGATTTTGGTGGGTACTTCTCATgcaggcggcggcggcggcggccttTCTTTTACTTATGTTAGCATAGAAAGAGAACAAGATTTAAGTAGGCACCACATTATGATGGTTCTACACGAATGGTTTTGTACCACATCTCTTCTTTCGCCCCTCCTTTCCTTTTTAGTTTGTCATGATGAAACATGAAAGCAGGAAGATATTCAGATACAAGCTTAGATCGATTGATGAAGATGTTTTTAACCATTTTCAGGATTGTTTTCGCAGTTAAGAATGTAAAATTCAGTGCTAACTCAAATATATTGTAACAGCACACTCCTTGAATGAATGTTTGTGAGATACCATTACAGGGATTGAGCTGAGAATAGTTTTCCTCATTTTCTCATCGTCAACCAACGTTTCTTTTCCttaccccacccccccccccccccccccaccaaaaaaaaaaaaactttttagtttttctttatttttggacCACAGGGATACCGTCTGACAGAACCACAAAATGAATGGAAATTGAGGAAACTCTAACTCGAATTCTTCTCGACTTTAGAACACAAGCTATTGCTCATGGCACGACCACGTTAAAAGAATGAGTATTTTCCAATCATCATCATTTCCTGCATCAGCCCTTTTGTCCTAGGGTTTCTTATCATATCTATGGCCCCTGCAAAATTCATtgaaatgatttaaaaaaaaaaaacataatcttCCGCACAACGCAATAAGTAAAGAAAAGTCAACTTGTGTCATTCGAAGATCCAATACTTAAGGTTTTCATCTGATTATACAagctacaccaaaaaaaaaaactagtaatTTGTATATACATTCCTCGTTTTTTCTTCAATTGTTATCATAATATTACCAGTTACCACTAACAACGCGCATTATTCTATTAGAAGGCTTTTGTCTTTAACTTTTTTCATGTTTTCAAAGTTCAGTGATGTTTTACGTGGCTTTCTGATTGAAGAGAGATGTCATATCCCGCAATCCAATCAGCGGAAGAATTGTCTTCATGGAAGATGTTGGCCGATAAAGACCTCTTGTATGAAGGGTTATACGTCGAAGCTTTTCCCAGCAACCATGTAATATCATATATATCTTCTATAAAAGGATAATAAGTTTTATTTTTCAAAAGCATatatgatgaattaaaaaaagaagaagcatatATGATGAATTAACCTTCTGAAAAGGTAATCTGAAAATATGTTTAGCAACATTGCCATCAGTATCCTGTCACTGCTATTGCAGATCCAAGTAAATTCTTTTGAGGACCATATATAGTAATTTAGTTTTTTTGTTCGAACTATAATAATTTGGCTGGACATTAGAACCTCTAACCTACGCCTTTCAATTTCTTCCCAATAGCCATCCAAGTCCAAAACTCAAAATTTAGATCAGCTATAGTCCATAGCATAGTATTATCATTTATTTTTGAAGCAGAGATAAGAACTGTCTTCTAAAGAAGTGCTCTGAAAATATTTTTAGCAACCTTGATATCAATATCCTGTAATTATTATTGCATATAAAAGTAATTTTCTTTTGAGGAACCATATATAAGTACCTGTCTCTCCCAAGACATTGCCGTCCATGATTCTGACCTCATTGTGCATGCTAATATGCCACAATTTTCTTTCCTCTGGATATAAGAAATTTGTGCACTCTCTAAATGGTTCAGCAATTACCCGGCTTCCATTAAGGATCAGTTCCTATTGGCTATAATTGCTGCCTAAAAAGATACCTTCCATGTTCCACATCTTCACCATCGTGGGACTCCATATATGATATCCCACCACCACAATAGTTTTGCCTCCAGAAATGCCCATGTCAGTTGGAGCTTCTCATATATTAATCAATATTTATGCAATTTCAGATGACAGAAAGGCTAAATCCCTGGAAACCTTTCAAAACAAACAAGTCAGCA
Protein-coding regions in this window:
- the LOC105047722 gene encoding piriformospora indica-insensitive protein 2-like isoform X2, whose product is MGVLCDLFEGLWYITVLNIGPVFDNSLACSQDARFTAYLFELRHLRSLSFFNCFSSSIRQPATIPSQNWQKLAGNLETLEFRSNQGLTGAIPAGLSLLINLQSLVLVENSLTGELPQELGNLVHLRRLSLACNQLSGPIPASLGDNLVDLLILDLSTNSLAGPLPPSLGNMNSLLKLDLSYNNLNGKLPGEVEKLKNLTILDLRNNNLSGGLSQSFQGITSLQDLLLSNNPVGGNLMEFRWENMRNLTTLNLSNMNLTGEIPESITEIGKLRYLDLSSNNLSGSVSPKFAALPCLNALYLNGNNLTGELGFSAEFYQRMGRRFASFDNPSLCYRMKPRGHVPVGVAQCKHQHDVPISNLDSGNKLSDKNPNQKSSFMASFGLSNSSIAGFWWVLLMQAAAAAAFLLLMLA
- the LOC105047722 gene encoding piriformospora indica-insensitive protein 2-like isoform X1 — protein: MRRYTAIQALFLLQLFFFSSYVFSASEVITAPMEQTEQEALYLVIQAFVGEWWNGSGLYPDPCGWTPIQGVLCDLFEGLWYITVLNIGPVFDNSLACSQDARFTAYLFELRHLRSLSFFNCFSSSIRQPATIPSQNWQKLAGNLETLEFRSNQGLTGAIPAGLSLLINLQSLVLVENSLTGELPQELGNLVHLRRLSLACNQLSGPIPASLGDNLVDLLILDLSTNSLAGPLPPSLGNMNSLLKLDLSYNNLNGKLPGEVEKLKNLTILDLRNNNLSGGLSQSFQGITSLQDLLLSNNPVGGNLMEFRWENMRNLTTLNLSNMNLTGEIPESITEIGKLRYLDLSSNNLSGSVSPKFAALPCLNALYLNGNNLTGELGFSAEFYQRMGRRFASFDNPSLCYRMKPRGHVPVGVAQCKHQHDVPISNLDSGNKLSDKNPNQKSSFMASFGLSNSSIAGFWWVLLMQAAAAAAFLLLMLA